The Arachis hypogaea cultivar Tifrunner chromosome 16, arahy.Tifrunner.gnm2.J5K5, whole genome shotgun sequence genome contains a region encoding:
- the LOC112758102 gene encoding protein IWS1 homolog 1: protein MYCNMLNFYRPTNKAAGIESRDGDLDLEFSQPRSGQSSSRQHASRPEATPLDFVIHPQSKIDPEEVRARAKAAAQDQQRMKPFPVEQAKILSLSHIPANGT, encoded by the exons ATGTATTGCAATATGCTGAATTTCTACAGGCCGACAAATAAAGCAGCAGGGATAGAATCTAGAGATGGTGATCTTGATTTGGAATTTTCACA GCCTAGGTCTGGACAGTCTTCTTCAAGGCAACATGCATCAAGGCCAGAAGCAACACCTTTGGATTTTGTGATCCATCCCCAATCTAAAATTGATCCAGAAGAAGTTAGAGCGCGAGCAAAAGCTGCTGCACAAGATCAGCAGAGAATGAAG CCTTTCCCAGTTGAGCAAGCGAAAATTCTATCACTCTCGCATATACCAG CCAATGGAACTTGA